A window of Hordeum vulgare subsp. vulgare chromosome 5H, MorexV3_pseudomolecules_assembly, whole genome shotgun sequence genomic DNA:
CAAGCAGCCGAATCAACATGGACTAAAATGCGCTCCAAGCTCACGTGATCCGAGAACTTGTCAACGTGCAAATCTCTGCGCCTATAATTAGCGTATGGGATTAGTATATTAGACCCCTGCCCGTCGTGTGGTTGCGGTTGCGGGTCAGGTCAAATGAGCGCGGCCTACGTATACGTACTTGTCGCCTAGCCCGGCCGGCGGCAGCTGCGTTGCTACCGATACGATTTCCTTGCAACCTGGAGAGATTTCGCTGCCCAATCGATCCGTTCCCATCTACACGCGCTACAGTACTGGTATCGATTTGGGTTTGACTTTTGCTTGAGTACTCAACGTATCCACACACTATGCAGCAGTCTAAGCTTAATTATACGAGGCAATGCCAactcttagagcatggttaatagtatagccaactgctggctataagcatctttatagctcatcttatagctggcttgtacaatagttagctgtaaaagagtactacttttatcatatatggcctacctttcattctcacaaagcacctaggagcacgtgctagagccggctcttcacgaagagcccgcttcccttctctctcctcttctctctcatccaactcagcaaaaatatagtattttaatccttacagcctgctgactgtaccttattgtacttgctcttacatGGGAACTGCATTCAAAATCCCGACGCCAAGTTGACATTTCCCGCCGTACGATCGATCGTGTGGCTCGGTGCGATTTGCTGGGACACACCACCAACACCAAACACTGCTCCACTCACCTGCGCCGCTACGCAAATCATTGTACCGCGCCCCCTCCGCAGCCCGCCGCGTGTCGCGCCCGGCCCATCGGACCACGTGCTCCCCTCCCTTCTCCGAACCTCGGCCGTCCACCTGGCGCGACCGCCCCACCACCGCCGGCTCGCTACatatcctatatatacccctcgcgCCAGCGCCATCCCAGCTGAAAACCTTTCTTCTTCCACGAACCGCCAAAGTGTCACTCTCGGTTCCTTCCTTCTCCCCAGGTCCCCTCCTCGGTTTCTCACCAAGGAAGTAATCTTGGTTCGATCGCTCCAAGGTTGCACAGACTCGGTACTTCGTTGGACAGCCGGCGGCATGAGGAACCACAAGAAGTTGCTGCAGTTTCTGCGGCCGGacccggcggtggcggcggccaaCGACGACGGGTGCTCCCCGCTGCCTTCTCCCACGACCAGCGGGAGCGCGAGCACGTCGGCCACGGCGTCCCCGTCGCCCTACGTCGCGTCGCCGTGGGTGAGCCTCCCGGGTCTCGGCGCCGGGGCGGCGCTGTCGGCCGGCGCGGCGGATGAGACGGGGCTCCTTGGGTCGTTCGTGAAGGAGGACGGGCACGTGTACTCGCTCGCCGCGGCCGGGGACCTGCTGTACACCGGCACGGACTCCAAGAACGTGCGGGTGTGGAGGGACCGGCGCGAGTTCGCGGGGTTCCACTGCGGCAGCGGGCTCGTCAAGGCCATCGTCGTCGCCGGGGACGGGAGGATATACACCGGCCACCAGGACGGCAAGATCCGCGTGTGGCGCGCGTCCGCCGGCGACCCCGCCGTGCACAGGCGCGTCGGCTCGCTCCCGAAGCTCGGGGACTTTCTCAGGAGCTCCGTCAGGCCGTCGCACTACATCGAGACGCGCCGCCGGCACAGCTCCGTCTGGCTGCGCCACTTCGACGCCGTCTCGTGCCTCAGCCTCGACGCCGACGCCGGGCTGCTCTACTCCGGGTCGTGGGACAGGACGTTCAAGGTCTGGCGCGTGTCGGACTCGCGGTGCCTGGAGTCCGTGCACGCCCACGACGACGCCGTCAACACGGTGGCCGCGGCGGGGTTCGACGCGCTGGCGTTCACCGGCTCCGCGGACGGCACGGTCAAGGTGTGGCGCCGGGAGGACGGGAAGGGCGGCGCGACGAGGCATGTCATGGAGCGGGTGCTGCGCAAGGGCGAGAGCGCGGTGACCGCCATCGCCGTGGCAGCGGAGGCGCGCGTCGTGTACGTCGCCTCCTCGGACGGGGCCGTCACCCACTGGCAGTGGCGGCGCGGAGCCGACCGGGACAGCGCGCCGAGGAACGGCGGGGCGCTACGCGGGCACAAGATGGCCGTGCTGTCCCTCGCGGTGGCCGGGCGCGTCGTCGTGAGCGGCTCCGCCGACCGGACCATCTCCGTGTGGCGGCGCGACGAGGGCGCCGACCACTCCCGCCTCGCCGTGCTGAGCGGGCACACGGGGCCG
This region includes:
- the LOC123396139 gene encoding protein JINGUBANG-like, which produces MRNHKKLLQFLRPDPAVAAANDDGCSPLPSPTTSGSASTSATASPSPYVASPWVSLPGLGAGAALSAGAADETGLLGSFVKEDGHVYSLAAAGDLLYTGTDSKNVRVWRDRREFAGFHCGSGLVKAIVVAGDGRIYTGHQDGKIRVWRASAGDPAVHRRVGSLPKLGDFLRSSVRPSHYIETRRRHSSVWLRHFDAVSCLSLDADAGLLYSGSWDRTFKVWRVSDSRCLESVHAHDDAVNTVAAAGFDALAFTGSADGTVKVWRREDGKGGATRHVMERVLRKGESAVTAIAVAAEARVVYVASSDGAVTHWQWRRGADRDSAPRNGGALRGHKMAVLSLAVAGRVVVSGSADRTISVWRRDEGADHSRLAVLSGHTGPVKCVAMDEEESLDADGHRRWVVYSGSLDGSVKVWRVSDAPGAMTTRTPAHVWKGTPSPMGVWTPYRPPERS